Proteins encoded by one window of Candidatus Stoquefichus sp. SB1:
- the uvrB gene encoding excinuclease ABC subunit UvrB has product MEKFKLVSQYSPMGDQPTAIKQLVEGIQAGKKEQVLLGGTGTGKTFTVSNVIAQVNKPTLVLAHNKTLAGQLYSELKEFFPENRVEYFVSNFDFYQPEAYIPKSDVYIDKNAQTNYEIEMLRSAAMNSLLERRDTIVVASVASIYGLGNPEQYKEMIFSLRVGQEIDRKELLIYLVDRQYQRNDIEQSKGTFRVRGDVIEIVPGHTESWLIRIELFGDEVERISEVDPLTGKVLGSYHTYTIYPAYGYVTKREQMLHACETISAELKERLQYFEEGMKPLEYERLDQRTRHDIEMLREVGMCPGIENYSRHIDGRQAGQRPYTLIDYFPKDFLMIVDESHVMLPQVRGMFNGDRSRKETLVEYGFRLPSALDNRPLRFEEFEKIINQVIYVSATPGDYELEKTHGEYAEQIIRPTGLLDPVIEVRPSKNQIDDIISEINDRIEKNERVLITTLTKRMAEDLSAYLKEVGLKVAYLHSDTKTLERTEILRDLRLGKYDVLVGINLLREGLDLPEVSLVCILDADKEGFLRSERSLIQTIGRAARNAHGKVIMYGDHITDSMRKALDETSRRREIQEAYNKEHHITPQTIHKEIRDLIQGKETVDEATSLLQKGKKADKKAKKKLIDDLEKEMKQAAKILDFERAMELRDIIMELKGEK; this is encoded by the coding sequence ATGGAGAAGTTTAAACTTGTTTCGCAGTATTCACCAATGGGTGATCAGCCAACGGCTATTAAACAATTGGTTGAAGGTATTCAGGCAGGGAAAAAAGAACAGGTATTATTGGGTGGTACAGGGACAGGTAAGACTTTTACTGTTTCTAATGTGATTGCTCAAGTGAATAAGCCAACTTTGGTTTTAGCCCATAACAAGACTTTAGCAGGACAATTATATTCTGAATTAAAAGAATTTTTTCCTGAAAATAGAGTTGAATATTTTGTTTCAAACTTTGATTTTTATCAGCCAGAAGCATATATTCCTAAAAGTGATGTTTATATTGATAAAAATGCACAAACCAATTATGAGATTGAGATGTTACGTTCTGCTGCAATGAATTCTTTGTTGGAAAGAAGAGATACAATTGTCGTGGCATCTGTAGCTTCTATTTATGGACTGGGAAATCCAGAACAATATAAGGAAATGATTTTTTCTTTACGAGTAGGGCAGGAAATTGATCGTAAAGAATTATTGATTTATTTAGTTGATCGTCAGTATCAAAGAAATGATATTGAGCAATCAAAAGGAACATTTAGAGTTCGTGGAGATGTTATAGAAATTGTGCCAGGACATACAGAAAGTTGGTTAATTCGTATTGAACTTTTTGGTGATGAAGTTGAACGTATCAGTGAAGTTGATCCTTTAACAGGAAAAGTTTTAGGAAGCTATCATACATATACTATTTATCCTGCTTATGGATATGTTACAAAAAGAGAACAGATGTTACATGCATGTGAAACAATTTCAGCTGAACTGAAAGAGCGTTTGCAATATTTTGAGGAGGGTATGAAACCCTTAGAGTATGAACGATTAGATCAGCGTACCCGTCATGATATTGAAATGTTAAGGGAAGTTGGTATGTGTCCAGGAATCGAAAACTATTCTCGACATATTGATGGACGTCAAGCTGGACAAAGACCTTATACATTAATTGATTACTTCCCAAAGGATTTTTTAATGATAGTGGATGAAAGTCACGTGATGTTGCCACAAGTTCGAGGAATGTTTAATGGTGATCGTAGTCGTAAAGAAACACTTGTTGAATATGGATTTCGTCTACCAAGTGCTTTAGATAATAGACCTTTGCGTTTTGAAGAATTTGAGAAAATTATTAATCAGGTCATTTATGTTTCCGCAACACCTGGTGATTATGAATTAGAAAAAACACATGGTGAGTATGCTGAACAGATCATTCGACCAACTGGTCTTTTAGATCCAGTGATTGAAGTTCGTCCATCTAAGAATCAAATAGATGATATTATTAGCGAAATTAATGATCGTATTGAAAAGAATGAAAGAGTTTTAATTACAACTTTAACGAAAAGAATGGCTGAGGATTTGAGTGCATATTTAAAAGAAGTAGGATTAAAGGTTGCTTACTTGCACTCAGATACCAAAACCTTAGAGAGAACAGAAATATTGAGGGATTTAAGATTAGGAAAATATGATGTTTTGGTTGGTATTAATCTTTTAAGAGAAGGGTTAGATTTACCAGAAGTTTCTTTGGTGTGTATTCTTGATGCTGATAAGGAAGGTTTCTTAAGAAGTGAACGTTCTTTAATTCAGACTATTGGACGTGCGGCAAGAAATGCACATGGAAAAGTTATTATGTATGGAGATCATATTACTGATTCGATGCGTAAGGCATTGGATGAAACATCACGCCGTCGAGAAATTCAAGAAGCATATAATAAGGAACATCACATTACACCACAAACAATTCATAAAGAGATAAGAGACTTAATACAAGGTAAAGAAACAGTTGATGAAGCAACATCATTGCTTCAAAAAGGTAAAAAAGCTGATAAGAAAGCAAAGAAGAAATTAATTGATGATCTTGAAAAAGAAATGAAACAGGCTGCTAAGATTCTTGATTTTGAACGTGCTATGGAATTAAGAGATATTATTATGGAATTAAAAGGTGAAAAGTAA
- a CDS encoding CCA tRNA nucleotidyltransferase, which translates to MELSILAKTVFDDIIQNGGYVYIVGGSVRDDILDIHDEQDIDVEVYHMTCQQLYDVLSHHGQVNTFGVSFAIMQLKELPGYDFALPRKELKNGNRHQDFEIMIEPDLPIEKAIQRRDLTMNALMYDYHQKKIIDMCGGISDIQNRLIRCVNPDTFKEDPLRVLRIAQFAARFQMSIDSQTFQLCQEMVKEGMLKHLSIERVYHEYCKILMSPKPSIGFEFLRDIKALPIYLEALTTTGQRLDYHPEGDVFTHTMLVLDIAALSKDKIDEPLSFMWSCLLHDIGKPIVTTSDGHAPGHNEAGVDVFKQVDLITSKKQRQYISTMIMYHMHLMNMARNHGRDISYLRLLKKIEGKVSMNDLVYMSCCDKLGRGKVAQSQYDAFLEFIKDKRERLSDHAPVALVSGFDLLEIGLTNEKKFKVILNEAYDLQLQGLDKERILRSLKKKYDKR; encoded by the coding sequence ATGGAATTGAGTATACTTGCTAAGACTGTTTTTGATGATATTATTCAAAATGGTGGATATGTCTATATTGTTGGTGGAAGTGTTCGTGATGATATTTTAGATATTCATGATGAACAGGATATTGATGTTGAAGTCTATCATATGACATGTCAGCAGTTATATGATGTTTTATCACATCATGGACAGGTAAATACCTTTGGTGTATCATTTGCCATTATGCAGCTAAAAGAATTACCAGGATATGATTTTGCATTGCCTCGTAAAGAATTAAAAAACGGAAATAGACATCAGGATTTTGAAATCATGATTGAACCTGATTTACCTATAGAAAAAGCTATTCAACGACGGGATTTAACAATGAATGCGTTAATGTATGATTATCATCAGAAAAAAATTATTGATATGTGTGGAGGTATTTCAGATATTCAAAATAGACTGATTCGTTGTGTTAATCCTGATACATTTAAAGAAGATCCATTAAGAGTATTAAGAATTGCTCAATTTGCTGCGAGATTTCAAATGTCAATTGATTCTCAAACATTTCAATTGTGTCAGGAAATGGTAAAAGAGGGTATGCTAAAACATCTTTCAATTGAGCGTGTTTATCATGAATATTGCAAGATTTTGATGTCGCCTAAACCTTCAATTGGCTTTGAGTTTCTAAGAGATATCAAGGCTTTGCCAATATATCTTGAGGCTTTAACGACAACAGGACAGCGTCTTGATTATCATCCAGAAGGAGATGTTTTTACTCATACTATGCTAGTTTTAGATATAGCGGCACTCAGTAAAGATAAAATAGATGAACCGTTATCTTTTATGTGGTCATGTTTACTACATGATATTGGTAAACCTATAGTAACAACATCGGATGGTCATGCACCTGGTCATAATGAGGCAGGTGTAGACGTATTTAAACAGGTTGATTTGATTACTTCAAAAAAGCAACGACAATATATTTCAACGATGATCATGTATCATATGCATCTTATGAATATGGCGCGAAATCATGGTAGGGATATTTCTTATTTACGATTGCTGAAAAAGATTGAAGGAAAAGTTTCAATGAATGATTTAGTCTATATGAGTTGTTGTGATAAATTAGGTCGAGGCAAAGTTGCACAATCTCAATATGATGCATTTTTAGAGTTTATTAAAGATAAAAGAGAACGATTATCAGATCATGCTCCAGTAGCTTTGGTGAGTGGGTTTGATTTGTTAGAGATTGGATTGACCAATGAAAAGAAGTTTAAAGTTATATTGAATGAAGCTTATGATTTACAACTTCAGGGATTGGATAAAGAGAGAATATTAAGGAGTTTAAAGAAAAAGTATGATAAAAGATAA
- the uvrA gene encoding excinuclease ABC subunit UvrA — protein MIKDKIIIKGARVNNLKNIDVEIPRDKLVIMTGLSGSGKTSLAFDTIYAEGQRRYVESLSAYARQFLGGVEKPDVDSIEGLSPSIAIDQKTTSNNPRSTVGTVTEIFDYLRLLYARVGHAYCPEHHVLIESQTIKQMVDTVDTYEDGTKLQVLARMCKNQKGTHKDLLEDLMKDGFVRVKVDGETKLLEEEIVLDKNKKHNIDVVVDRIVKKEGYRSRLADSLETALKLTGGEAIVENLNEKTEKLFSQHLACPHCGFSVPKLEPRLFSFNNPLGACPDCKGIGVKNEVDDDLLIPDWSLSINQGGLRYFKTSVGTDRIEWQRFLVLCREYHIDLDKPLKDFSKKELNIILRGSDRPITYTIQSSSGNVSKTTKYIEGVKTLIERRYEETTSAWSKEWYASFMAEHTCPTCQGRRLNDQVLSVQVGGLNISEFTDMSIEKALVFIQELKLNETETNIARLIIKEIKDRLTFLNDVGLGYLTLSRRAGGLSGGEAQRIRLATQIGSRLTGVLYVLDEPSIGLHQRDNEKLIKTLCNMRDLGNSVIVVEHDEDTMRASDYIIDIGPGAGVHGGEVIATGTPEEIMHNPHSITGKYLSGEYQIPVPKKRRKGNGLFIEIKGAQENNLKNINVKFPLGKFVCVTGVSGSGKSTLVNEILCKAVRSKLYHSKEKPGKHKDILGLDNVDKVIEVSQDPIGRTPRSNPVTYTGVFDDIRDLFAKTPEAKMRGYDKGRFSFNVKGGRCEACQGDGVKRISMHFLPDVYVPCEECGGKRYNEETLQVTYKDKTIYDVLEMTIEDSLEFFDNLPRIRSKLQTIHDVGLGYVKLGQSATTLSGGEAQRVKLASELQKRATGKTVYILDEPTTGLHSHDVARLIEVLNRIVDQGDTVIVIEHNLDVIKVADHIIDLGLEGGDNGGTIVVSGTPEKVAKNEESHTGRFLKKVLE, from the coding sequence ATGATAAAAGATAAAATTATTATCAAAGGAGCTAGAGTCAATAATTTAAAGAATATTGATGTTGAAATTCCACGTGATAAACTTGTGATTATGACAGGATTATCTGGAAGTGGTAAAACATCATTAGCTTTTGATACGATTTATGCTGAAGGACAGAGACGTTATGTTGAATCTTTAAGCGCTTATGCGAGACAATTTTTAGGTGGAGTTGAGAAACCTGATGTTGATAGTATCGAGGGATTATCTCCTTCTATAGCGATTGATCAAAAAACAACTTCTAATAACCCACGTTCTACAGTGGGAACAGTGACTGAAATATTTGATTATTTGAGATTGCTTTATGCAAGAGTTGGACATGCTTATTGTCCTGAACATCATGTATTAATTGAATCACAAACGATAAAACAAATGGTCGATACTGTTGATACTTATGAAGATGGGACAAAGTTACAAGTACTAGCAAGAATGTGTAAAAATCAAAAAGGAACTCATAAAGATTTATTAGAGGACTTAATGAAAGATGGTTTTGTTAGAGTTAAAGTTGATGGTGAAACAAAATTATTAGAAGAAGAAATTGTTTTAGATAAAAATAAGAAACATAATATTGATGTTGTAGTTGATAGAATTGTAAAAAAAGAAGGTTATCGTTCACGTTTAGCAGATTCTTTGGAAACCGCTTTGAAATTAACTGGTGGAGAAGCGATTGTTGAAAATTTAAATGAAAAGACAGAAAAATTATTTTCACAACATTTGGCATGTCCACATTGTGGATTTAGTGTTCCAAAACTAGAACCACGATTGTTTTCTTTTAATAATCCGTTAGGAGCTTGTCCGGATTGTAAAGGAATTGGTGTGAAAAATGAAGTTGATGATGATTTATTGATTCCTGATTGGTCTTTAAGTATTAATCAAGGTGGATTACGTTATTTTAAGACATCTGTTGGAACGGATCGTATTGAATGGCAAAGATTTCTTGTTTTATGTCGTGAGTATCATATTGATTTAGATAAACCGCTTAAAGATTTTTCTAAGAAAGAATTGAATATTATTTTAAGAGGATCAGATCGTCCTATTACTTATACAATTCAATCAAGTTCAGGAAATGTTTCTAAAACGACAAAATATATTGAAGGTGTCAAAACCCTTATTGAAAGAAGATATGAAGAAACAACATCAGCATGGTCAAAGGAATGGTACGCTTCTTTTATGGCTGAACATACATGTCCAACTTGTCAGGGAAGACGTTTAAATGATCAGGTTTTAAGTGTTCAAGTTGGTGGATTGAATATTAGTGAGTTTACAGATATGTCAATTGAAAAAGCTCTTGTTTTTATTCAGGAATTAAAATTAAATGAGACTGAAACAAATATTGCAAGATTAATTATTAAGGAAATTAAGGATCGTTTAACTTTTTTGAATGATGTTGGATTAGGCTATTTAACACTTTCAAGAAGAGCTGGGGGATTATCTGGTGGAGAAGCACAACGTATCCGTTTGGCAACACAGATTGGTTCACGTTTAACAGGTGTCCTTTATGTTTTAGATGAACCATCAATTGGTTTACATCAGCGAGATAATGAAAAATTAATTAAAACACTATGTAATATGCGAGATCTAGGTAATAGCGTGATTGTAGTAGAACATGATGAAGATACTATGCGTGCATCTGATTATATCATTGATATTGGACCAGGAGCGGGAGTTCATGGTGGTGAAGTTATTGCGACTGGTACTCCAGAAGAAATTATGCATAATCCTCATTCGATCACTGGAAAATATTTATCTGGTGAATATCAGATTCCTGTTCCTAAAAAGCGTCGTAAAGGAAATGGTTTATTTATAGAAATTAAAGGTGCACAAGAAAATAATCTTAAAAATATTAATGTGAAATTTCCATTAGGTAAATTTGTTTGTGTGACGGGGGTTTCAGGTAGTGGAAAGTCAACGTTGGTGAATGAAATTCTATGTAAGGCAGTTCGTTCAAAACTTTATCATTCAAAAGAGAAACCAGGAAAACACAAGGATATACTTGGTTTGGATAATGTAGATAAGGTTATTGAAGTTTCACAAGATCCAATTGGGAGAACACCACGTTCGAATCCTGTCACATATACTGGTGTATTTGATGATATTCGTGACCTATTTGCCAAAACACCAGAAGCCAAAATGAGAGGTTATGATAAAGGACGTTTTTCATTTAATGTAAAAGGTGGACGTTGTGAAGCGTGTCAGGGAGATGGTGTAAAACGTATAAGTATGCATTTCTTACCTGATGTTTATGTACCATGTGAAGAATGTGGTGGTAAACGTTATAATGAAGAGACTTTACAAGTTACATATAAAGATAAGACAATTTATGATGTTTTGGAAATGACAATAGAGGATTCATTGGAATTTTTTGATAATTTACCTCGTATTCGTTCTAAACTACAGACAATTCATGATGTAGGATTAGGATATGTGAAATTAGGACAAAGTGCAACAACACTTTCTGGCGGAGAAGCTCAGCGTGTAAAACTAGCGAGTGAACTTCAAAAGAGAGCTACTGGAAAGACTGTTTATATTCTTGATGAGCCAACAACTGGATTGCATAGTCATGATGTCGCACGTTTAATTGAAGTCTTAAATCGTATTGTTGATCAGGGAGATACTGTCATTGTGATTGAACATAATTTAGATGTGATTAAAGTTGCTGATCATATTATCGATTTAGGATTGGAAGGTGGCGACAATGGTGGTACAATTGTAGTATCAGGTACGCCTGAAAAAGTTGCTAAAAACGAAGAAAGTCACACAGGACGTTTTCTTAAGAAAGTGTTAGAGTAG
- the hprK gene encoding HPr(Ser) kinase/phosphatase: MGKSVKLKDLLKSPSYVQVSGDERSLEREIFVAEMNRPGFELAGFFKHTDFRRIILFGEKEIAFVREMSKEAQLACFSKLANDETPCIIIAKGYECPEILKNIASKRNFPIFETKQATGRVSIDLTGTLDEALAAETLIHGVFLNIYGKGVVIRGDSGIGKSEIALELIKRGHLLIADDAIELYHIGQGIVGRAPEVLRNLLEIRGIGVIDVSKMFGVASILPKDNVDLIIQLDRWLPSREYTRIGVEEDDVTEEILTVQIPKIVVPVTGGRSMSAIIEAAVMNMQLKDSGFDSSKEFVNRILDNIKSKSS; this comes from the coding sequence ATGGGTAAATCAGTCAAATTGAAAGATTTATTAAAATCACCGAGTTATGTTCAAGTTTCAGGTGACGAAAGATCACTTGAAAGAGAGATTTTCGTAGCTGAAATGAATCGACCAGGTTTTGAATTAGCAGGATTTTTTAAACATACTGATTTTCGAAGAATTATTCTTTTTGGAGAAAAAGAAATTGCATTTGTTCGTGAAATGAGTAAAGAAGCGCAACTGGCTTGTTTTTCTAAATTGGCTAATGATGAAACACCATGCATTATTATTGCAAAAGGATATGAATGTCCTGAGATATTGAAAAATATTGCATCAAAGCGTAATTTTCCAATTTTTGAAACAAAGCAGGCAACAGGACGTGTTTCTATTGATCTTACAGGGACTTTGGATGAAGCATTAGCTGCTGAAACTTTAATTCATGGTGTGTTCTTGAATATCTATGGAAAAGGTGTTGTGATTCGAGGAGATAGTGGAATTGGTAAGTCTGAAATTGCTTTAGAGTTGATAAAAAGAGGACATTTGTTAATTGCTGATGATGCTATTGAACTTTATCATATTGGACAGGGAATTGTAGGCAGAGCACCAGAGGTTTTAAGGAATTTATTAGAAATAAGAGGAATTGGTGTTATTGATGTTTCAAAGATGTTTGGAGTTGCATCCATTTTACCAAAAGATAATGTTGATTTGATTATTCAGTTAGATAGATGGTTACCATCTCGTGAATATACAAGAATTGGTGTTGAAGAAGATGATGTTACTGAAGAAATTTTGACAGTACAAATCCCTAAAATTGTTGTCCCAGTAACGGGTGGAAGAAGCATGTCAGCTATCATTGAAGCGGCTGTTATGAATATGCAATTGAAAGATTCTGGTTTTGATTCAAGTAAAGAATTTGTAAATCGTATTCTTGATAACATTAAGAGTAAATCATCATGA
- the lgt gene encoding prolipoprotein diacylglyceryl transferase → MIFFEDFSTFISIGPFHIQWYAIVILCGACFAYFLGQYRFKQLGYDKEILSDYFFALLFIGIIGARIWYVIFTYNEMYAANPMEIFAIWHGGLAIQGGIFTGLIYSYFFFKKRNIPFLVAGDAIMPGVLIAQACGRWGNFFNHEAFGGEVSLNFLQSLHLPQFIIDNMYIGGAYHHPTFLYESVGNLIAFLLIIFVIRRFQKHIGIQFFSYFVLYGVVRFFVEGLRTDSLMFGPIRMAQLISIVFLVVGIIGIVYVHLKGQKVDEFQVE, encoded by the coding sequence ATGATATTTTTTGAAGATTTTTCTACATTTATATCTATAGGTCCTTTCCATATTCAATGGTATGCGATTGTGATTTTATGTGGAGCATGTTTTGCATATTTTTTAGGACAGTATCGATTTAAACAGTTAGGGTATGATAAAGAAATCTTATCAGATTATTTCTTTGCATTATTATTTATTGGTATTATTGGGGCGAGAATTTGGTATGTCATTTTCACATACAATGAGATGTATGCTGCTAATCCAATGGAAATTTTTGCTATTTGGCATGGCGGATTAGCGATTCAAGGTGGGATCTTTACAGGATTGATTTATAGTTATTTCTTCTTTAAAAAAAGGAATATTCCTTTCTTGGTTGCAGGTGATGCGATTATGCCTGGAGTTTTGATTGCGCAAGCTTGTGGGAGATGGGGGAATTTCTTTAATCATGAAGCTTTTGGTGGTGAAGTCAGTTTGAATTTCCTTCAATCTTTACATTTACCACAATTTATCATTGACAATATGTATATTGGAGGTGCTTATCATCATCCAACTTTCTTATATGAATCAGTTGGAAATTTGATTGCCTTTTTATTGATTATCTTTGTCATAAGAAGATTTCAAAAACATATTGGTATTCAATTCTTTAGTTATTTTGTGTTATATGGTGTTGTTAGATTTTTTGTAGAAGGATTAAGAACGGATAGTTTGATGTTTGGACCCATCCGAATGGCTCAGCTAATATCTATTGTCTTTTTAGTTGTTGGAATCATTGGTATTGTTTATGTTCATTTAAAAGGACAAAAGGTTGATGAATTTCAAGTGGAGTAG
- a CDS encoding ISL3 family transposase: MSTSDYINLILEILQINHFSHLFIPAPFDDSSSCLKKVPDSNGVLTLFIHLKSQVSPLVCPHCGSYNHHISKGTRSINLKHFSFGSLPVVLVVSYHRYICHDCSSYFVEDIPFQFYNRKATIPNVQSALFELNENHSMASISRMHGLGKNTMYRIFSENIHIPDRFYHLSSVISIDEFKATSDKGTYAFNIVNPITGKTLDIIEDRKASFLKNYFLRFPFSERKKVKFIIMDLSGPFYCIMHSLFPHAQIICDRFHYVRLAGQNFIQSRLDACSSLHYQPLAKSIKRQLRLFYKFRKDLDNEKTWYDFHLKRYFTCASYIDYLYDLSERRNDKDCDDNTMFDSLVILEMLDNYEIYQNLLKLIHEKHNDYKKELNRWLDYIFDTQNSYYQITAKNFRKRWFIPLLCSLSYTTIYKRRNRSYRTSFNNGFIEGMNNKIKLVKRNAYGFRYFYNLRKRIFLHLGYSYTFTYKDRKKGIPIFQ; this comes from the coding sequence ATGTCCACTTCTGATTATATCAATCTTATTCTTGAAATTCTACAAATTAATCATTTTTCTCATCTTTTTATTCCTGCTCCCTTTGATGATTCTTCTTCATGTCTTAAAAAAGTTCCTGATTCTAACGGTGTTCTCACTTTATTCATCCATCTTAAATCTCAAGTCTCTCCTCTTGTCTGTCCTCACTGCGGTTCATATAATCATCACATATCTAAAGGAACAAGATCTATCAATCTTAAGCATTTCTCCTTTGGCTCTCTCCCTGTCGTTCTTGTGGTTTCCTATCACAGATATATTTGTCATGACTGTTCTTCCTATTTCGTTGAAGATATTCCTTTTCAGTTTTACAATAGAAAGGCTACTATTCCTAATGTTCAGTCCGCTCTTTTTGAATTGAATGAAAATCATTCTATGGCTTCCATCTCCAGAATGCATGGCCTTGGTAAAAATACTATGTATCGCATCTTCAGTGAAAATATCCATATTCCTGATAGATTCTATCATCTTTCCTCTGTTATCTCTATTGATGAATTTAAGGCTACCAGCGATAAGGGAACTTATGCTTTTAATATAGTCAATCCTATCACTGGTAAAACTCTTGATATTATCGAAGATAGAAAAGCTTCCTTCCTGAAAAACTATTTCCTTAGGTTTCCCTTCTCTGAAAGAAAGAAGGTTAAGTTTATCATTATGGATCTTTCTGGTCCTTTTTACTGTATTATGCATTCTCTTTTCCCTCATGCCCAGATTATATGTGACAGGTTTCATTACGTCAGACTTGCTGGTCAGAATTTTATCCAGTCAAGACTCGATGCCTGTTCTTCTCTTCACTATCAGCCATTAGCTAAATCTATCAAAAGACAGCTTCGATTATTCTATAAATTCAGAAAAGATCTGGATAATGAAAAGACATGGTATGATTTTCATCTGAAAAGATACTTTACCTGTGCTTCCTATATTGATTATCTTTATGATCTTAGTGAAAGAAGAAATGATAAAGACTGTGATGATAATACTATGTTCGATTCTCTTGTCATTTTAGAAATGCTTGATAACTATGAAATTTATCAGAATCTATTGAAACTTATACATGAAAAACATAATGACTACAAAAAAGAATTAAACAGATGGCTTGATTATATCTTTGATACTCAAAATAGTTATTATCAGATAACTGCTAAAAACTTTAGAAAGAGATGGTTTATTCCTCTTTTATGTTCATTATCCTATACAACCATATACAAAAGAAGAAACAGATCATATAGAACGAGCTTTAATAATGGATTCATTGAAGGAATGAATAATAAAATCAAACTTGTCAAAAGGAATGCATATGGTTTCAGATATTTCTACAATTTAAGAAAACGCATATTTTTACATCTTGGATATAGTTATACTTTTACTTATAAAGACAGAAAAAAAGGAATCCCTATTTTTCAATAG
- a CDS encoding GTP pyrophosphokinase yields the protein MHNSAKRIIKQYHDNQDIYRSLKHDIDDIFTRIIETNHFRISNMAIRIKTEDALMKKITYKNKYQDIQEITDVVACRIITLFENDVDRIYECVKDNFEVIEYNDKRKKNYDDRIDFGYNSLHLLIKFNDERCQLIEYSAYKDIIFELQIRTTLQHSWAEIEHGLGYKSQYEIPKDIRRRLTRLSASLELLDEEFVQIAKEVDEYNKGIVHIEKVLKTDINVNSLIQYVNTSPRINGILERLHSEFQFKFERDSELISQSRLIQRFHYMGYTYINELDDFVENHMKEIEWLSRERVENFKDNQLINIYNVLVWISLVMLANEGSADPEDIFTRESIEHLQNLKKELVKEGGLSN from the coding sequence ATGCATAATTCTGCTAAAAGAATTATCAAGCAATATCATGATAATCAAGATATATATAGATCTTTAAAACATGATATAGATGATATTTTTACACGTATAATTGAAACAAATCATTTTCGTATTTCTAATATGGCTATTCGCATTAAAACAGAAGATGCATTGATGAAAAAAATTACTTATAAGAATAAGTATCAAGACATTCAAGAAATTACAGATGTTGTAGCTTGTCGTATTATTACATTGTTTGAAAATGATGTGGATCGTATTTATGAATGTGTAAAAGATAACTTTGAAGTGATTGAATATAATGATAAAAGAAAGAAAAATTATGATGACCGCATTGATTTTGGTTATAACTCTTTACATCTATTGATTAAATTTAATGATGAAAGATGTCAGTTAATTGAATATTCAGCTTATAAGGATATTATTTTTGAATTGCAAATTCGAACAACATTACAGCATTCGTGGGCTGAAATTGAACATGGATTAGGATATAAATCACAATATGAAATTCCTAAAGATATACGTAGACGATTAACCAGATTATCAGCATCACTTGAATTATTGGATGAAGAGTTTGTACAGATTGCAAAAGAAGTGGATGAGTATAATAAAGGGATCGTTCATATTGAAAAAGTATTAAAAACGGATATTAATGTGAATTCTTTAATTCAGTATGTAAATACATCGCCACGCATTAATGGTATTTTAGAAAGGTTACATAGTGAATTTCAATTTAAGTTTGAAAGAGATTCTGAATTGATTTCACAATCACGTCTCATTCAAAGATTTCATTATATGGGTTATACTTATATTAATGAATTAGATGATTTTGTTGAAAATCATATGAAAGAAATTGAATGGTTATCAAGAGAAAGAGTGGAGAATTTTAAAGATAATCAATTGATTAATATTTATAATGTTTTGGTATGGATTTCTCTTGTGATGCTTGCTAATGAAGGATCGGCTGATCCTGAAGATATTTTCACAAGAGAAAGCATAGAACATTTACAAAACCTTAAAAAGGAACTTGTTAAAGAAGGGGGATTAAGCAATTGA
- a CDS encoding DUF1284 domain-containing protein, producing the protein MKIKPHHFIDIIKLYGSGLEVFVPDEKMNHDFYRVANELIRCPQTLLTLTIEADDICQPCYQCINGVCQDMIINTNIKKDDYNKFLDQKIIEQLDLRCDYSYQADELCEIIYQHKEIIFDVWQQEEPAKRQQRFDLFVKGAMKYLKKG; encoded by the coding sequence TTGAAAATAAAACCGCATCATTTCATTGATATTATTAAATTATATGGTTCTGGATTAGAAGTTTTTGTTCCTGATGAAAAGATGAATCATGATTTTTACAGAGTTGCAAACGAATTAATTCGTTGCCCTCAAACATTATTAACATTGACAATTGAGGCAGATGATATTTGTCAACCATGTTACCAATGTATCAATGGTGTCTGTCAAGATATGATTATTAATACAAATATAAAAAAAGATGATTATAATAAATTCTTAGATCAAAAAATAATCGAACAATTGGATTTAAGATGTGATTATTCTTATCAAGCTGATGAACTATGTGAAATCATTTATCAGCATAAAGAAATTATTTTTGATGTTTGGCAACAAGAAGAACCTGCAAAACGTCAACAACGTTTTGATCTATTTGTAAAAGGTGCTATGAAATATTTAAAGAAAGGATAA